A DNA window from Aquarana catesbeiana isolate 2022-GZ linkage group LG01, ASM4218655v1, whole genome shotgun sequence contains the following coding sequences:
- the LOC141132450 gene encoding olfactory receptor 11A1-like: MQMNETNINLREFIMVGFQIPLPFKKFLFAIFLVTYMFTISGNALIIVLSFISQQLNKPMYFFLSNLSVCEIILTTNIVPNMLCLLMVDQVIISVPECFLQFYMFGTSATTECFLLAVMSYDRYLAICSPLHYTSIMNERLCFTLVVIVWTTGFMATVGTIILMSSLQFCKTNSIDHFFCDREPILGLSCSDTAEVEVQALVFSFCITLWPFIIIVWSYISILRTIFKMITIKERYKTFSTCSSHLIVVSMYYGTLIIMYVVPSNNQSFNVNKLLSLLYIVVTPLLNPIIYSFMNRELRNALLQCIYNMSSCIKY, from the coding sequence ATGCAAATGAATGAGACAAATATCAACCTCAGGGAATTTATAATGGTTGGATTTCAGATACCTCTCCCTTTTAAAAAATTTCTATTTGCAATTTTTCTAGTGACATACATGTTTACAATCTCTGGAAATGCTCTAATTATAGTGCTTTCATTCATATCTCAACAACTCAACAAACCTATGTACTTTTTCTTAAGCAACTTATCTGTATGTGAAATTATTTTGACCACAAACATTGTCCCTAATATGTTATGTTTACTAATGGTTGATCAGGTAATCATCTCTGTACCAGAATGTTTTCTTCAGTTTTACATGTTTGGAACTTCTGCCACAACAGAATGCTTTCTTCTTGCTGTCATGTCCTATGATCGCTACTTAGCCATTTGTAGCCCTCTGCATTATACCTCTATCATGAATGAAAGACTTTGCTTTACACTTGTAGTTATTGTTTGGACAACTGGCTTCATGGCTACAGTAGGGACAATTATACTGATGAGCAGTTTGCAGTTTTGCAAGACTAACAGCATTGACCATTTCTTTTGTGATCGGGAGCCCATCTTAGGTCTATCTTGTTCAGACACGGCTGAAGTTGAAGTGCAAGCccttgttttttcattttgcatcACTCTATGGCCTTTTATAATTATTGTCTGGTCTTATATTTCTATTCTCCGTACTATATTCAAAATGATAACAATCAAGGAAAGATATAAAACATTTTCAACCTGTAGTTCTCACCTAATAGTGGTCAGCATGTATTATGGAACTTTAATAATAATGTATGTGGTGCCTTCCAATAATCAGTCATTTAATGTCAACAAACTGTTGTCCTTATTATATATTGTGGTGACTCCACTGTTAAATCCTATCATATACAGTTTTATGAATAGGGAACTAAGGAATGCACTGCTACAATGCATTTATAACATGTCATCGTGTATAAAATATTGA